The following proteins are encoded in a genomic region of Camelus ferus isolate YT-003-E chromosome 8, BCGSAC_Cfer_1.0, whole genome shotgun sequence:
- the TAAR5 gene encoding trace amine-associated receptor 5 yields MSVVLNQGAEKHPITFCYQVNGSCPRTVHPLGIQGAIYLACAAGVLITVLGNLFVVFAVSYFKALHTPTNFLLLSLALADMFLRLLVLPLSTVRSVESCWFFGGFFCRLHTYLDTLFCLTSIFHLCFISIDRHCAICEPLLYPSKVTVRVALRYILAGWGVPAAYTAFLLYADVVERGLSQWLEEMPCVGSCQLLFNKFWGWLNFPMFFFPCLIMISLYVKIFVVASRQAQQINSLSKSLAGAAKRERKAAKTLGIAVGVYLLCWLPFTIDTMVDSLLNFITPPLVFNVFIWLAYFNSACNPIIYVFSYRWFRKALKLILSREIFSLRTPTVDLYQE; encoded by the coding sequence ATCCAGGGGGCCATCTACCTGGCCTGTGCAGCAGGCGTGCTGATTACGGTCCTAGGAAATTTGTTTGTGGTGTTCGCTGTGTCCTACTTCAAAGCGCTTCACACTCCCACCAACTTCCTGCTGCTTTCCCTGGCCCTGGCTGACATGTTTCTGCGTCTGCTGGTGCTGCCCCTCAGCACCGTCCGCTCAGTAGAGAGCTGCTGGTTCTTCGGAGGCTTCTTCTGCCGCCTGCACACCTACCTGGACACCCTCTTCTGCCTCACCTCCATCTTCCATCTCTGTTTCATTTCCATTGACCGCCACTGTGCCATCTGTGAGCCCCTGCTCTATCCCTCCAAGGTCACAGTCAGGGTGGCCCTCAGGTACATcctggcagggtggggggtgccAGCAGCATACACTGCCTTCTTACTCTACGCAGACGTGGTGGAGAGAGGGCTCAGCCAATGGCTGGAAGAGATGCCTTGTGTGGGCAGTTGTCAGCTGCTGTTCAATAAGTTTTGGGGCTGGTTAAACTTTCCTATGTTCTTCTTCCCCTGCCTCATCATGATCAGCTTGTATGTGAAGATCTTCGTGGTTGCTAGCAGGCAGGCTCAGCAGATCAACAGCTTAAGCAAAagcctggctggggctgccaAGCGTGAAAGAAAAGCTGCCAAGACCCTGGGCATCGCCGTGGGCGTGTACCTCTTGTGCTGGCTTCCTTTCACCATCGACACGATGGTCGACAGCCTCCTTAACTTCATCACGCCACCGCTGGTCTTCAACGTCTTCATCTGGCTTGCTTACTTCAACTCAGCCTGCAACCCGATCATCTACGTCTTTTCCTACCGGTGGTTCAGAAAGGCACTGAAGCTTATCCTGAGTCGGGAGATCTTCTCACTGCGGACACCCACTGTCGATTTGTACCAAGAGTGA